The Alcaligenes aquatilis genome contains the following window.
AAGCAAGCTCGGTTTTATTGGGCTTTGTGATTCTTTCTAAATAACTACTGCTCTTTGCCGCGCACTACTCAACGGCACAGCACTATGAAATTACTCGATCTGAAATATCAAACTATCCTGAGCGAATCCCAGCGCCAGGCTCACCCTAAAACCGAGGATATCGAACTGTGTTTACGCGTTCTATCGCTGGCGTCCAGTATTAATCGCGCCTCCAGCACCGTCTTGAACGAATTTGGCCTATCCGAAGGCCGTCTGGTTCTGCTTTTTTTGCTGAGCCGCCAACCTTCCGGCTTAAGTCCCGCCTTGCTGGCTGAACAAGCCGGTGTCACCCGCGCGACCATTACCGGCCTGCTAGACGGGCTGGAGCAGCAGCAATTGCTGGTGCGACAAAACAATGCCTCGGATCGCCGTGTACTCACTGTTAAACTGACCGAAGCTGGCAAAGAGTTAAGCGAGCACTTGCTGCCCTATTACATCGAGTGGCTCTCGGGTGTGTTTAGCCATGTGCCCCAAGACGTGCGTGAACGCTTGTCTAATTTGTTATCCCGGGCCATGCAAAGCGATAGCAAAGGGGAAATCAAAATTGAAAAACCTCTTTCGCACACCGTTCCCGGAACCATGCAGCGCAGTTATATGGTTTAAGGCGCAAGATCGTCTGCCCAAAGGTCAACCTTGTGGTCGACCCAACATGATCAAGGGTGGCACCGATACGGTTGCCACCCTTTGTTTTCGTCCCCGCAAGGCTGAGGTTTATGGATGCTGCTGTTATTGAAGCCATGAAAAAATGGCCCAATGTACCCGCTGTCAGCGGATATCTTTCTTTGGATCAGTCAGGCCATTGGCGTCATCATCCGGCTGGCGATGCCAACCAGCATCCCGAGCACGTGGGTGAACGCATTTCTCACCCAGGATTGCTGGCATTTTTCAATCGCAATTATCAGACGGATGAACAAGGCCGTTGGTTTATCCAAAATGGCCCCCAGCGTGTCTATGTTCGCCTGGACGCCGCTCCTCTCATTGTGTCCCTGGCCGAAGATCTGGCGCATTTGCAAGACCACACCGGACGCCTCGTAAAAGCCGTCCAGGCGTGGTTCGTCAGCGCTGAAGGTCGGCTGTATTTGCGTACCCCTACCGGCCCGGCCTTATTGGCCAGTCGCGATATTCCGGCGCTGCTGGAACAATTGCGAACAAAGCAACACGGCCTGGACAGCCTGGATCTGGAGCACCCTCATTACAGCGAGGGCTGGTCTTTACCCGCCTACCCCAGGCGCTGTTCCCTGACAGTCTGGTCATCCTGCGTGTCGCCCGCCGACGAATTGGCGTATATTGTTTTGCCTGAGCCCGATCCTATTTGAACCGCCATCACAGAATCTGCATGACCCAGCCACCCGCCTCTTTTTACTTCCCTGCTCCACGCACGCAAAACTTCTGCAGTCAATGCGGCAGCAAACTGACACGACTGGTGCCCCCGGACGATAACCGCATGCGTGATGTCTGCCAAAACTGCGGCGCGGTGCACTACCAGAATCCCCGTAATGTGGTCGGGATTGTGCCTGCCTGGAAAGACGATCAGATCTTGTTGTGCCGTCGTGCCATCGAACCACGCTACAACACCTGGACCTTGCCCGCCGGTTTTATGGAACTGGGTGAGACCCTGGGGCAAGGCGCCTTGCGTGAAATGGGTGAGGAAGCCGGTGCCCAAGTCGAACCCGGCCCGCTCTTTACCGTCATCAGCGTGCCCTACGCAGAACAAGTGCATATTTACTACTTGGCCAAAGTCACCAGCGACGTATTGGATCCCGGTCCGGAATCTCTGGAAGCCCGTTTCTTCCACCTGGACGACATTCCTTGGGACAATCTGGCGTTCCGCACGGTCAGCGCCACCTTGGAGCGCTACGTGGAGGATCACAAGGCTGGTCGCTTCCAGATTCACGAATTTGATATCGCCCCCCGCGACCACGACTGATCATGTCGCTTGTCTGGGTCACTCCCGATCAGGCCCTGCCCAGCCCTGAG
Protein-coding sequences here:
- a CDS encoding MarR family winged helix-turn-helix transcriptional regulator → MKLLDLKYQTILSESQRQAHPKTEDIELCLRVLSLASSINRASSTVLNEFGLSEGRLVLLFLLSRQPSGLSPALLAEQAGVTRATITGLLDGLEQQQLLVRQNNASDRRVLTVKLTEAGKELSEHLLPYYIEWLSGVFSHVPQDVRERLSNLLSRAMQSDSKGEIKIEKPLSHTVPGTMQRSYMV
- a CDS encoding DUF2946 family protein; its protein translation is MDAAVIEAMKKWPNVPAVSGYLSLDQSGHWRHHPAGDANQHPEHVGERISHPGLLAFFNRNYQTDEQGRWFIQNGPQRVYVRLDAAPLIVSLAEDLAHLQDHTGRLVKAVQAWFVSAEGRLYLRTPTGPALLASRDIPALLEQLRTKQHGLDSLDLEHPHYSEGWSLPAYPRRCSLTVWSSCVSPADELAYIVLPEPDPI
- a CDS encoding NUDIX hydrolase, whose amino-acid sequence is MTQPPASFYFPAPRTQNFCSQCGSKLTRLVPPDDNRMRDVCQNCGAVHYQNPRNVVGIVPAWKDDQILLCRRAIEPRYNTWTLPAGFMELGETLGQGALREMGEEAGAQVEPGPLFTVISVPYAEQVHIYYLAKVTSDVLDPGPESLEARFFHLDDIPWDNLAFRTVSATLERYVEDHKAGRFQIHEFDIAPRDHD